The Aureimonas populi genome includes the window CGGTCTTCGCCACCATCATCTTCTCCATGCCGCCCGTCATCCGCCTGACCGCGCTCGGCATCCGCAACGTGCCGCACGACCTGATCGAGGCGTCGAACGCCTTCGGCACGACGACGGGGCAGAAGCTCGTCAAGGTGCAACTGCCGCTGGCCCTGCCCACCATCATGGCGGGCATCAACCAGACGATCATGCTTTCGCTCTCCATGGTGGTGATCGCCTCGATGATCGGGGCGGGCGGGCTCGGCCGGGAGGTCTGGCGCTCCATCCAGCGGCTGGACGCGGGCGCCGGCTTCCAGGCGGGCATCGCCATCGTGATCCTGGCGGTCATCCTCGACCGCATCACCCAGGCCATGGCGCAGCGCGCCCGGGCGAACTGAACACCCCCACCGCAACGAAAGGAAACGACATATGAAACGGACTCTCGCCGCGATTCTCCTCGCCTCAGCCGCGCTTTCGGGCGCCGCGCAGGCGCAAGGAACGGGCACGGTGAACCTGGCCTATGTGGAATGGTCGGATACGGTGGTGGCGACCAACATCCTGGCCGCCGTCCTGGAGGACGAGGGCTATACGGTGAACATGACGCCGCTGCCCGGCGCGGCCATGTGGCAGGCCGTGGCCACCGGCGAGGCGGATGCCCATGTCGCCGGCTGGCTGCCCGTCACCCACGCGGCCTATTACGAGCAGCTCCAGGACCAGGTGGAGCTTGTCGGCGTCAATATCGAGGGCGCCCGCCTCGGCTGGGCCGTGCCGGCCTATATGGAGATCGATTCGATCCAGGACATCGCGGACGATCCGAGCGTGGTGAACGGCCAGGTCATCGGCATCGATCCGGGCGCGGGGCTGATGTCGGCCTCCGAGCAGGCCATCGCCGATTACGGGCTCGACGTGACGCTGATGGACGGCTCGGACGCCACCATGACCGCCGCGCTCCAGGACGCGATCTCGCGCGAGGAGCCCATCGTCGTCACCGCCTGGACGCCGCACTGGATGTTCTCGCGCTGGGACCTGAAATATCTGGAGGACCCGGAAGGCTCGCTGGGCAGCGAGGAGACGGTCAACAACGTCGTGCGCGCCGGCCTTTCGGACGACATGCCCGACGTCTACCGCATCATCTCCAACTTCCGCCTGACGCTGGAGGACGAGGAGGCCCTGATGCTGGAGAACGAGGAGGGCGGCGACCCGGCCGCCACCGCGCGCGCCTGGATCGAGGCCAACCCGGACAAGGTCGCGGAGTGGACCGCCGAGTAAGGCGGGCCGCCCGGCATGGAGACAGGGGCCGGCCTTCGCGCCGGCCCTTTCCGTTTCGCCGCACGCGTCGCCTCCATACCGAGAAGATGGCGCGTTCCTTCTCTCCCTGCCCCCGGGGGGCTCCTGTAGGCTGGCGCGATCGCGACCCGAAGGCACGACGATGACGCGTTTCTCCTTTGCCGGCATCCTGATGAACGCCCTGTCCGGGCACCGGAACTGGCAGCCGCAATGGCGGGAGCCCGAGAGCCCGAAGGCCGAGTACGACGTCGTCATCGTGGGCGCGGGCGGCCACGGGCTGGGCGCGGCCTATTATCTCGCCCGGGAGCACGGCATCACCAATGTGGCGGTGATCGACAAGGGCTGGCTCGGCGGCGGCAATACCGGCCGCAACACCACCATCATCCGCTCCAACTATCTCTACGACGAGAGCGCCGCGCTCTACGACCATTCCCTCAAGCTCTGGGAGGGCCTGTCCCAGGAGCTGAACTACAACGTCATGTTCTCCCGGCGCGGCGTGATGATGCTGGCGCACACGGTGCACGACGTGCAGAGCTTCAAGCGCCACATCCACTCCAACCGCCTCAACGGCGTGGACAACGAATGGCTGAGCGCGCGCGAGGCCAAGGCCTTCTGCCCGCCGCTCGACCTCTCCCCCGCCGCCCGCTACCCGGTCGTCGGCGCGGCCGTGCAGCGGCGCGGCGGCGTGGCGCGCCACGACGCGGTGGCCTGGGGCTATGCGCGCGGCGCTTCGGCGCGGGGCGTGGACATCCTCCAGAACTGCCCCGTCACCGCCATCCGCCGCGATGCCTCGGGCGCGGTGTGCGGCGTGGAGACGGCGCGCGGCTTCATCAGGGCGAAGAAGGTCGCGGTCTCGGCCGCCGGCAACACCTCGGTCGTGATGGACAGCGCGGGCCTGCGCCTGCCGCTGGAGAGCTATCCGCTGCAGGCGCTGGTGTCGGAGCCGGTCAAGCCCGTCTTTCCCTGCGTCGTCATGTCCAACACCGTGCACGCCTATATCTCGCAGTCCGACAAGGGGGAACTCGTCATCGGCTCGGGCACGGACCAGTACATCTCCTATTCGCAGCGCGGCGGCCTGCCCGTCATCGAGCACACGCTGGCGGCGATCTGCGAGATCTTCCCCGTCTTCACCCGCATGCGCATGCTGCGCAAATGGGGCGGCATCGTCGATGTGACGCCGGATCGCTCGCCCATCCTCGGCAAGACCCCGGTGAAGGGGCTCTATGTCAATTGCGGCTGGGGCACGGGCGGCTTCAAGGCGACGCCGGGCTCGGCCCATCTCTTCGCCCACACCATCGCGCGCGACGAGCCGCACCCCATCAACGCGCCCTTCGCGCTGGAGCGCTTTGCCACCGGCCGGCTGATCGACGAGGCGGCGGCCGCCGCCGTGGCGCATTGAGGAGGGGGCAACGATGCTTCTGATCCGCTGCCCCTATTGCGACGAGGACCGGCCCGAGGTGGAGTTCGCCTATGCCGGGGAGGCCCATGTCGCCCGCCCGGCGGACCCCTCCGCTCTGTCGGACGATGAGTTCCGCGATTTCCTCTATGTGCGCTCCAACACGCGCGGCCTCATGGCCGAGCGCTGGCGGCATGTCCATGGCTGCGGGCGCTTCTTCAACGCGCTGCGCGAGACGGTGAGCGACAAGTTCCACGCCACCTACAAGGCGGGCGAGCCCCGGCCGCAGGGAGATGCGCCATGAGCCGCTGCCGCATCGCCGGGCGCGGGCGGATCGACCGTTCGCGGACGCTCGGCTTCACCTTCGACGGCAAGCGCTACGAGGGCCATCCGGGCGACACGCTGGCCTCCGCGCTTCTGGCCAACGGCGTCCATCTCGTCGGCCGCTCCTTCAAGTATCACCGCCCGCGCGGCATCCTCTCGGCCGGCTCGGAGGAGCCGAACGCCCTCGTGCGGATCGACCGGGGGCCGGGGCGGGCGGAGCCCAACAACCGCGCCACCGTGGTCGAGCTCCATGAGGGGCTGAGGGCCGAGAGCCAGAACCGCTGGCCGAGCCTTGCCTTCGACGTGGGCGCGGTCAACGACGCGCTCGGCCAGCTTTTCACCGCCGGCTTCTACTACAAGACCTTCATGTGGCCGAAGGGCTTCTGGGACAGGCTCTACGAGCCGGTGATCCGCCATGCGGCGGGCCTCGGCCGCGCCCCGGACGAGAAGGACGCCGACCGTTACGCCAGCCGCTACGCCCATTGCGACGTGCTCGTGGTCGGCGCGGGCCCGGCGGGCCTTGCCGCCGCGCTCGCGGCGGGCCGCGCGGGCGCGAAGGTGATGCTGGTGGACGAGCAGGCCGAAATGGGCGGCTCCCTCCTGGCCGAGGGCCATGCGAGCGTGGAGGGACGGCCGGCGCAGGACTGGCCGCAGGCCGTGCGCGGCGAGTTGTCCGCCATGGACAATGTCACGCTCCTGCCGCGCACCACGGCCATCGGCTATTACCACCAGAACATGATCGGCCTGTGCCAGCGGCTGACCGACCACCTCGCCGCCCCGCCCTCCGGCGCGCCGCGCGAGCGGCTGTGGCGGGTGCGGGCGAGGCAGGTGGTGCTGGCGCAAGGGGCCATCGAGAAGCCGCTGGTCTTCGCCGGCAATGACAGGCCCGGCGTGATGCTGGCGGGCGCGGCGCGCGCCTATCTCAACCGCTACGGGGTGAAGGTGGGCGAGAGGGCGCTCGTCGTCACCTCGCATGACAGCGCCTGGGACGCGGCCTTCGACCTCGCCGAGGCCGGCGTGAGAATTGCCGCGATCCTCGATCTGCGGGCGGCGGTGCCGCAGGCCCTGGCGGACCGGGCGCGGGCCCTCGGCATCGAGGTGCTGGCCGGCTGGACCGTGTCCGGCACGGCGGGCCGCCTGCGCCTCTCCTCGGCCACCGTCAACCCGCTGGGCGCGGTGGGCGGGGCGGGCAAGGGCCGGCGGATCGAGTGCGACTGCCTGCTGATGTCGGGCGGCTGGACCCCCAGCGTCCACCTCTTCTCCCACTCCCGCGGCAAGCTGGACTGGAACGAGGAGCTGCAAGCCTATCTGCCCGGCGAGCCGGAGGAGGCGGTGCGCTGCGCGGGGGCCGGCGCGGGCGTCTTCACGCTGGAGGCGGCCCTGTCGGGCGGCGCGCAGGCGGGCGCGGCGGCGGCGCGGGACGCGGGCTTCGAGGCTCACGCACCCGTCCTGGCCGCCGGCGGCGTTGGGCCGGCGAGCGGCGAGGCGAGGGCCGAGCTGCCGATGGCGGGCGATCCGGCCCGCGCCAAGGCCTTCGTCGACTTCCAGAACGACGTGACGGCCAAGGACCTGAAGCTCGCCGTGCGCGAGGGCTTCCGCTCCATCGAGCACATCAAGCGCTACACCACGACCGGCATGGCGACCGACCAGGGCAAGACCTCGAACATCAACGGCCTGGCCATCGCGTCGGGCGCGCTCGGCCGGCCGGTGCCGCAGGTGGGGCTCACCACCTTCCGCCCGCCCTTCACGCCCACCAGCTTCGGCGCCTTTCTGGGCTACGGGCAGGGCGCGCATTTCGAGGTGACGCGCAAGACCCCGATCGACCCCTGGGCGGAACGGAACCGCGCCGTGTTCGAGCCGGTCGCGCTCTGGCGGCGGGCCCGCTACTTCCCCAAGGGCGGCGAGAGCATGGAGGAGGCCGTGCGGCGCGAATGCCGGGCGACCCGCGCCTCGCTCGGCATCTTCGATGCCTCCACGCTCGGCAAGATCGAGGTGGTGGGGCCGGACGCCGCCGAGTTCATGAACCGCCTCTACGCCAATTCCTGGACGAAGCTCGCCCCCGGCCGGTGCCGCTACGGCCTGCTTCTGGGCGAGGATGGCTTCATCCGCGACGACGGGGTGATCGGCCGCCTCGCGCCCGACCGCTTCCACGTCACCACCACCACCGGCGGCGCGCCGCGCGTGCTGGCGACGATGGAGGATTATCGCCAGACCGAGTGGCCGGACCTCAAGGTCTGGCTCACCTCCACCACCGAGGAATGGGCGGTCATCGCGCTGAACGGGCCGAACGCACGCAAGGTTCTGGAGCCTCTCGTGGAGGGCATCGACATCTCGGCCGGCGCCTTCCCCCATATGTCGATCGCCCAGGGCTCGATCCTCGGCGTGCCGCTGCGGCTCTTCCGCGTCAGCTTCACGGGCGAGCTGGGCTTCGAGGTCAACGTGCCGGCCCGCTACGGCCTGGCCGTGTGGGAGAAGTTGATGGAAGCCGGCGGCGCCTACGACATCTGCCCCTACGGCACCGAGGCCATGCACGTCCTGCGCGCCGAAAAGGGCTACATCATCGTCGGGCAGGAGACGGACGGCACGGTGACGCCGGAGGATGCGGGCCTGGCCTGGGCCATCGGCAAGGCCAAGCCCGACTTCGTGGGCAAGCGCGGCCTTGCGCGCCCCGATCTGATGGCGCCCGGCCGCCGGCAACTCGTCGGCCTTCTCACGCGCGAGCCGGGCACGGTGCTGGAGGAGGGTGCGCAGATCGTTCTCGACCCCGCCGGCACGGTGCCGATGCGGATGGTGGGGCATGTGACCTCCGCCTACTGGAGCGAGGCTCTGGGCCGCTCCATCGCGCTGGCGCTGGTGGAGAACGGCCGCGCGCTGGCCGGCTCGCGCGTCCACATCCCCATGCCGGACGCCACCCTCGAGGCCGAGGTGACGGGAACCGTGTTCCTGGACCCCGAAGGCACGCGGCTGAACGCGTGAGGAGCCGACCATGCTGAAAGCCTTCGACCCGCTGGACGCCATCGCGCCCGCCCCGTTCGCCGCGCCCTTCGCCGTCCGTCCGGCCGAGCCCTGCGCGCGGTTCTCGCTGCGGATCGACCCCGCCTCGCTCGCGCAGGCGAGCGAGGCCTTCGGCCTCTCCATCCCCTCGCGCATCGGTGGCGTCGAGGGTGAGGAGGGGCGGCGCGCCGTGTGCGTGGGGCCGGACGAATGGTTCCTCTTCTGCCGCCCGCGGGACGGCGCGGCCTTGCCCGCCTTGTTCGCGGCCTTGCCGGCCCCCCTCAGCCTCGTGGAGGTGAGCGACCGCGAATGCGCGCTGCTCGTGGAAGGCCCCCGCGCCGCCTACGCGCTGATGGCCGTGTGCCCGCTCGATCTGGAGGCCATGGCCGCGGGCACGGCGACGCGCACGCTCTTCGACAAGGTGGCCGTGCTCCTCGTCAAGGAAACGCCCGAGCGCTTCCGCCTGGAGTTCTGGCGCTCATACGCCGCCCATGTCCACGGCCTGCTCGAGACGATCGGCCGGGAGCTCGCGGCCGGGCTTTGAGGCGGAGGCGGGGAGGCGGCCGGCCCTCAACCCCCGAGCTCGCATCCCTCAAACGGCGGGAACCGCCTCGGCCCCCAGCGCCCGCTCCGCCGCCTCGATGGTGACGGCGGTGAACGCGGCGCGTTCCGGCAGCGCGTGGCCGATGGCGGCCAGACGCGTCAGGGAGATCGCCCGCCAGCGCGCCATGCGCTCCCTGTCCTGCCGCGAGAAGGGCAGGCCGGCGGAGAAGGCGTGGATCGCCTGTTCGAGCGCCCCGGAAAGGCCCGGCTCGCGCAGCCGCCATTCGTCGAGATGGGCGAGGAAATTGCCGGCGTCCTGCGCCGGATCGCCGTGCGCGGCGAGGTCCAGGTCGACCAGCGCGAAGCCGCGTTCCGTCACCTGCACCTGATCCATGTAAAAATCGCGATGGATGGCGCGCGCCTCGAAGGGGCCGAGGCCGGACAGAACGTCCAGCGCCGTTTGCAGCAGGCGGCGGGCGTCCGGTGCGAAACGGGGGGCGCCGGCGGCGAGCCTGTCCAGCGCCTTGCCCATGACGGCCGCCTCGTCCGGCACGCTCCATTCGCGCTCCAGACGCACGCCGCTCTCGTGCAGGCGGCGGATGGCGGCCGCGCTGCGCGCACCGAACAGGGCGGCGTCGCCCCCATCGGCCAGGAAGGCGCCGCCGCCCACGCCGCCGAGATCGGTCTGGAGCCAGAGGCGCGCCGAAGGCACCTCTCCCAGCAGCGCGGCGATGGGAAAGCCCTCGGCCGAGAGGCCTTCCAGCCGGCGCTGGATATCGACGGCGGCGTGGTCGTGCGCCTTGGCGCGGATCTTGGCGAGCACCGGCACCTCGCCGCCCGCCTTGCGCCAGTGAAGGCGCAGGAGCGCGCGGCGGCCGGGCTTCAGGCGCAGCACCTGCGTGGAGCCGAGCGCGCCCGGCCCCAGCGTTCGCGTGAGTTCCGCGCCGATGGCTGCGGCGGTGCGCCCTTTCGGGGCGCTGGCCCTGGCGATCAGGCGTTCGAGCCTTGCTGTGCGTTCCATGGCGTCCCGCCCGTCTACTCGGCGGCCATCGGCGGCCGCTCTTCCACGAGCTTCCCCTCCTCCAGGACGAGGACGCGGGTGGCGCGCGCGGCAAGGTCGGCCTCATGCGTGATGAGGAGCGTGGAGCGGCCCTTCGCCATGGCGAGCAGCGTTTCCACCACGCCCTCGCGCGTGCGTCGGTCGAGACCCGTGGTCGGCTCGTCGAGGATGAGGATGGGCGCGTTCGAAAGCGCGGCGCGGGCGATGGCGATGCGCTGGCGCTGGCCGCCCGAAAGGTCGGCGCCGCCCTCGCCGACGGGCGTGTCGATGCCCTCCGGCCAGCTTTCCACCGTCTCGCGCAGCCCCGCCGCCTCCAGCGCCGCCAGCACGGCCTCCTCGCTGGCCTCCGGCTGCGCGACGGCGACATTGTCGCGGATGGTGCCGGCGAAGATCACCGTGTCCTGCAACACCACCGCCATGTGCCCGCGCAGGGCGCGGCGGCGCAGTTGCGTGATGGGCTGCCCGTCGATGCGGATGGTGCCCTCGTCCGGGTCGGCAAGGCGCAGGGCAAGGTCGGCGATGGTGGACTTGCCGGAGCCGGAGGGGCCCATCACGGCCACGATCTCGCCGGGGCGGATGGACAGATCGAGCCCCTCCAGCACCGGCCGCCCCGGCTCGTAGGCGAAGCGCACCTTCTCGAAGGAAAGCTCGCCGCGCGGGCGCGCCATCTCCTGCGCGCCCTCCGGCTCGCCGGGAAGCGAGACGTCGAGCACGTCGAGGATGCGCTCGCCCGCCGCGCTTGCCTTGGC containing:
- a CDS encoding glycine betaine ABC transporter substrate-binding protein yields the protein MKRTLAAILLASAALSGAAQAQGTGTVNLAYVEWSDTVVATNILAAVLEDEGYTVNMTPLPGAAMWQAVATGEADAHVAGWLPVTHAAYYEQLQDQVELVGVNIEGARLGWAVPAYMEIDSIQDIADDPSVVNGQVIGIDPGAGLMSASEQAIADYGLDVTLMDGSDATMTAALQDAISREEPIVVTAWTPHWMFSRWDLKYLEDPEGSLGSEETVNNVVRAGLSDDMPDVYRIISNFRLTLEDEEALMLENEEGGDPAATARAWIEANPDKVAEWTAE
- a CDS encoding sarcosine oxidase subunit beta family protein; this translates as MTRFSFAGILMNALSGHRNWQPQWREPESPKAEYDVVIVGAGGHGLGAAYYLAREHGITNVAVIDKGWLGGGNTGRNTTIIRSNYLYDESAALYDHSLKLWEGLSQELNYNVMFSRRGVMMLAHTVHDVQSFKRHIHSNRLNGVDNEWLSAREAKAFCPPLDLSPAARYPVVGAAVQRRGGVARHDAVAWGYARGASARGVDILQNCPVTAIRRDASGAVCGVETARGFIRAKKVAVSAAGNTSVVMDSAGLRLPLESYPLQALVSEPVKPVFPCVVMSNTVHAYISQSDKGELVIGSGTDQYISYSQRGGLPVIEHTLAAICEIFPVFTRMRMLRKWGGIVDVTPDRSPILGKTPVKGLYVNCGWGTGGFKATPGSAHLFAHTIARDEPHPINAPFALERFATGRLIDEAAAAAVAH
- a CDS encoding sarcosine oxidase subunit delta, which gives rise to MLLIRCPYCDEDRPEVEFAYAGEAHVARPADPSALSDDEFRDFLYVRSNTRGLMAERWRHVHGCGRFFNALRETVSDKFHATYKAGEPRPQGDAP
- a CDS encoding sarcosine oxidase subunit alpha family protein, giving the protein MSRCRIAGRGRIDRSRTLGFTFDGKRYEGHPGDTLASALLANGVHLVGRSFKYHRPRGILSAGSEEPNALVRIDRGPGRAEPNNRATVVELHEGLRAESQNRWPSLAFDVGAVNDALGQLFTAGFYYKTFMWPKGFWDRLYEPVIRHAAGLGRAPDEKDADRYASRYAHCDVLVVGAGPAGLAAALAAGRAGAKVMLVDEQAEMGGSLLAEGHASVEGRPAQDWPQAVRGELSAMDNVTLLPRTTAIGYYHQNMIGLCQRLTDHLAAPPSGAPRERLWRVRARQVVLAQGAIEKPLVFAGNDRPGVMLAGAARAYLNRYGVKVGERALVVTSHDSAWDAAFDLAEAGVRIAAILDLRAAVPQALADRARALGIEVLAGWTVSGTAGRLRLSSATVNPLGAVGGAGKGRRIECDCLLMSGGWTPSVHLFSHSRGKLDWNEELQAYLPGEPEEAVRCAGAGAGVFTLEAALSGGAQAGAAAARDAGFEAHAPVLAAGGVGPASGEARAELPMAGDPARAKAFVDFQNDVTAKDLKLAVREGFRSIEHIKRYTTTGMATDQGKTSNINGLAIASGALGRPVPQVGLTTFRPPFTPTSFGAFLGYGQGAHFEVTRKTPIDPWAERNRAVFEPVALWRRARYFPKGGESMEEAVRRECRATRASLGIFDASTLGKIEVVGPDAAEFMNRLYANSWTKLAPGRCRYGLLLGEDGFIRDDGVIGRLAPDRFHVTTTTGGAPRVLATMEDYRQTEWPDLKVWLTSTTEEWAVIALNGPNARKVLEPLVEGIDISAGAFPHMSIAQGSILGVPLRLFRVSFTGELGFEVNVPARYGLAVWEKLMEAGGAYDICPYGTEAMHVLRAEKGYIIVGQETDGTVTPEDAGLAWAIGKAKPDFVGKRGLARPDLMAPGRRQLVGLLTREPGTVLEEGAQIVLDPAGTVPMRMVGHVTSAYWSEALGRSIALALVENGRALAGSRVHIPMPDATLEAEVTGTVFLDPEGTRLNA
- a CDS encoding sarcosine oxidase subunit gamma is translated as MLKAFDPLDAIAPAPFAAPFAVRPAEPCARFSLRIDPASLAQASEAFGLSIPSRIGGVEGEEGRRAVCVGPDEWFLFCRPRDGAALPALFAALPAPLSLVEVSDRECALLVEGPRAAYALMAVCPLDLEAMAAGTATRTLFDKVAVLLVKETPERFRLEFWRSYAAHVHGLLETIGRELAAGL
- a CDS encoding phosphotransferase; translation: MERTARLERLIARASAPKGRTAAAIGAELTRTLGPGALGSTQVLRLKPGRRALLRLHWRKAGGEVPVLAKIRAKAHDHAAVDIQRRLEGLSAEGFPIAALLGEVPSARLWLQTDLGGVGGGAFLADGGDAALFGARSAAAIRRLHESGVRLEREWSVPDEAAVMGKALDRLAAGAPRFAPDARRLLQTALDVLSGLGPFEARAIHRDFYMDQVQVTERGFALVDLDLAAHGDPAQDAGNFLAHLDEWRLREPGLSGALEQAIHAFSAGLPFSRQDRERMARWRAISLTRLAAIGHALPERAAFTAVTIEAAERALGAEAVPAV